One Gelria sp. Kuro-4 DNA segment encodes these proteins:
- a CDS encoding DUF6364 family protein, translated as METQNVTLSLPKELLRQAKHLAIEQGTSLSGLLAQLLKEATKSKDEYVEAREHHLAVLNNLDLGTEGKAGWTRGDLHVRQPGQTVC; from the coding sequence ATGGAAACGCAGAATGTCACGCTGTCTCTACCCAAAGAGTTACTGCGTCAGGCGAAGCACCTTGCCATTGAGCAGGGTACTTCCCTTTCCGGCTTACTCGCCCAACTGCTGAAAGAGGCGACAAAGAGCAAGGATGAATATGTGGAGGCAAGGGAGCATCACCTTGCTGTGCTCAATAACTTAGATCTGGGCACGGAAGGGAAAGCCGGTTGGACCAGGGGTGACTTACATGTCCGCCAGCCGGGACAGACAGTTTGTTGA
- a CDS encoding PIN domain-containing protein, whose translation MSASRDRQFVDTNVLVYAHDASAGTKHERAKSLLTEFWHKGTGCLSVQVLQEFYVTVTQKVSRPLSTELASQIIRDLACWRVHVPEPVDILQAIELSTLFKISFWDAMILHSARTLGCRIVWSEDLNPGQNYGDMKVLNPFS comes from the coding sequence ATGTCCGCCAGCCGGGACAGACAGTTTGTTGATACAAATGTCCTTGTTTATGCCCATGATGCCTCGGCAGGAACAAAACACGAACGGGCGAAGTCTTTGCTGACCGAGTTCTGGCATAAGGGCACAGGCTGCTTGAGCGTGCAGGTACTCCAGGAATTCTATGTGACAGTCACGCAGAAGGTGTCCCGCCCGCTTTCGACCGAGCTGGCTTCTCAGATTATCCGAGACCTGGCCTGCTGGCGGGTTCACGTGCCCGAGCCGGTAGATATTTTACAGGCGATTGAGCTCAGCACACTCTTTAAGATCTCGTTCTGGGACGCCATGATTCTGCACAGCGCCCGTACCTTAGGTTGCCGCATCGTTTGGTCCGAAGACCTAAACCCGGGGCAGAACTACGGCGACATGAAGGTACTAAACCCGTTCTCCTGA
- a CDS encoding alpha-hydroxy-acid oxidizing protein, whose protein sequence is MTGAAMGWEEVRSAAREKLLGVCSLCRVCDGRVCAGQVPGMGGVGTGTSAINNYEALRAIKLNLRTLHAATEPELSVTLFGKTLALPVLGAPVAGAKVNFQGRILEWEFTLAQVQGAREAGTLACTGDGAEPEEYAMGLKALQAVGGRGIPVIKPRPAEEILRRIRLAEDAGAVAVGIDVDAAGLMSMRRAGVAVGPLAPDVLTRICSATRLSVIVKGVMTADEARLAYECGAAGIVVSNHGGRVLDYTPGTAEVLPSVAAEVKGKLTLLADGGVRSGVDVLKFLALGADAVLVGRPAAWAAFGGGAEGVRFLYRKLAEELRAAMILTGCPSPAAAGPALLA, encoded by the coding sequence GTGACCGGTGCGGCGATGGGCTGGGAAGAGGTACGCTCGGCCGCCCGCGAGAAGCTGCTGGGCGTCTGTTCCCTCTGCCGTGTGTGCGACGGCCGGGTCTGTGCCGGGCAGGTGCCGGGGATGGGCGGGGTAGGTACGGGTACTTCCGCGATAAACAACTATGAGGCCCTGCGCGCCATCAAACTCAATCTACGTACACTGCACGCGGCAACTGAACCGGAACTGAGCGTTACGCTCTTCGGTAAAACGCTGGCTCTCCCGGTGCTGGGAGCTCCTGTAGCCGGTGCCAAAGTGAACTTCCAAGGGCGCATCTTAGAATGGGAGTTCACCTTGGCCCAGGTGCAGGGTGCCCGGGAGGCGGGTACCCTGGCCTGCACCGGCGACGGTGCCGAGCCTGAGGAGTATGCCATGGGTTTGAAGGCGCTTCAGGCTGTGGGCGGGCGTGGCATCCCTGTCATCAAGCCGCGCCCGGCGGAAGAAATCCTGCGGCGCATACGCCTGGCCGAGGATGCGGGGGCTGTGGCCGTAGGCATCGACGTGGACGCCGCCGGCCTCATGAGCATGCGCCGCGCCGGCGTAGCCGTCGGCCCGCTCGCACCAGATGTACTGACACGCATATGTTCCGCCACCCGACTTTCTGTAATAGTCAAAGGCGTAATGACGGCGGATGAGGCGCGTCTGGCGTACGAATGCGGCGCTGCGGGAATAGTGGTGTCCAACCACGGCGGGCGCGTGCTGGACTACACCCCCGGCACGGCCGAGGTGCTGCCCTCCGTGGCTGCAGAGGTTAAAGGGAAGCTGACCCTCTTGGCCGATGGCGGCGTGCGGAGCGGCGTGGATGTCCTCAAGTTCCTCGCTTTGGGAGCGGATGCTGTCCTCGTCGGCCGCCCTGCGGCCTGGGCGGCCTTCGGCGGCGGCGCTGAGGGCGTCCGGTTCCTTTACAGGAAACTCGCCGAAGAACTGCGCGCGGCCATGATCCTTACCGGCTGTCCCAGTCCGGCGGCCGCCGGACCGGCTCTCCTGGCATAG